A genomic segment from Cuculus canorus isolate bCucCan1 chromosome 18, bCucCan1.pri, whole genome shotgun sequence encodes:
- the ABCC3 gene encoding ATP-binding cassette sub-family C member 3 isoform X3, with product MSLFPVLSTNLLAPWKLGEKHVSVYPFSGDNCLKLQKDSNLSIYTDNPDLTPCFQNTILAWIPSIYLWSALPFYLLYLRHHKRGYIMLSVLSRFKTLFGVLLWCVSWADLFGSFHKLLQNETPPPVYFVTPLIVGITMLLATLLIQYERLRGVQSSGVLIIFWFLSVLCAVVPLRSKIMTTAAQDHGNERFRFTTFYIYFALIIIELILSCFKEKPPFFSPVNTETNPCPELTSGFLSRLTFWWFTSMVILGYKRPLEEKDLWSLNEDDTSKIIVQQLSKEWDKEKAECKQKEDVTYMKKSNHVLNHVGDGPEEAEVLIRDKKPVRKPSFLKALLRTFRSYFLIGSFFKLIQDLLSFVNPQLLSVLIGFIKNKDAPAWWGFLIAALMFICAVLQTLILHQHFQYCFVTGMRLRTAITGVIYRKSLVITNSAKRSSTVGEIVNLMSVDAQRFMDLMNFLNMLWSAPLQIFLALYFLFQTLGPSVLAGVAVMVLLVPLNSAIAMKTRAFQVEQMRHKDARIKVMNEILGGIKVLKLYAWEPSFSDKVLEIRKNELRVLRKSAYLHSVSILAWISAPFLVALTTFAVYVSVDEKNILDAEKAFVSLSLFNILKFPLNMLPQVISSIAQTSVSLKRIQQFLSHDELDPNCVETKAIAPGNAISVRNATFSWGKELKPSLKDLFPPQYKSVGPQWCFGRHCWPCWLWEVFSGVCSPG from the exons ATGAGTTTGTTTCCTGTGCTTTCCACGAATCTTCTGGCACCATGGAAACTTGGAGAGAAACACGTGTCAGTTTATCCATTCAGTGGAGATAACTGCTTGAAACTACAAAAG gattCAAATCTTTCAATATACACTGATAATCCAGACCTGACACCGTGTTTCCAGAATACCATCCTAGCGTGGATCCCTAGCATCTACCTATGGAGTGCGTTGCCCTTTTATCTTCTCTACCTAAGACATCACAAAAGAGGGTACATCatgctttctgtgctgagcaggtTCAAGACG ctCTTTGGGGTCCTGCTGTGGTGCGTGAGCTGGGCAGATCTCTTTGGCTCCTTCCACAAGCTCCTGCAAAATGAAACGCCTCCGCCAGTCTATTTTGTAACTCCACTGATCGTTGGCATCACTATG CTGTTGGCCACATTGCTTATTCAGTACGAAAGGCTGCGAGGAGTTCAGTCCTCTGGAGTGCTCATTATCTTCTGGTTTTTGTCGGTGCTCTGTGCCGTGGTGCCTCTCCGCTCGAAGATCATGACTACAGCAGCCCAG gACCATGGAAATGAAAGGTTCAGGTTTACCACGTTTTACATCTACTTTGCTTTGATAATCATTGAGTTGATCCtttcatgttttaaagaaaagcctccatttttttcccctgttaaTACAGAAACT AATCCATGTCCAGAGTTAACGTCAGGCTTCCTGTCGAGATTGACGTTTTGGTGGTTTACCAG CATGGTAATCCTTGGCTACAAAAGGCCCCTCGAAGAGAAAGATTTGTGGTCGCTGAATGAAGATGATACTTCAAAAATTATTGTGCAGCAACTAAGTAAAGAGTGggacaaagaaaaagcagagtgcAAACA GAAGGAAGATGTGACATACATGAAGAAATCTAACCACGTGCTGAATCACGTTGGTGATGGTCCAGAGGAAGCAGAAGTTCTGATCAGAGACAAAAAGCCCGTCAGGAAGCCTTCCTTTCTCAAAGCTTTATTGAGGACCTTTAGGTCATACTTCTTAATCGGCTCCTTCTTCAAGCTGATACAAGACCTCCTTTCTTTTGTCAACCCTCAGCTGTTAAG tgtaTTAATTGGCTTCATTAAGAACAAAGATGCCCCAGCCTGGTGGGGATTTTTGATTGCGGCTTTGATGTTTATCTGTGCTGTGCTACAGACGCTCATACTCCACCAGCATTTCCAGTACTGCTTTGTTACTGGGATGAGGCTGAGAACTGCGATCACTGGAGTGATATACCGAAAG TCCTTAGTCATCACAAACTCAGCGAAACGCTCATCTACTGTTGGAGAAATTGTCAACTTGATGTCAGTGGATGCCCAGCGTTTCATGGACCTCATGAATTTCCTGAACATGCTGTGGTCTGCACCACTCCAGATATTTCTGGCTCTGTATTTCCTCTTTCAG ACTTTAGGGCCTTCTGTGCTGGCAGGAGTTGCCGTGATGGTTTTACTTGTCCCACTGAACTCTGCGATAGCAATGAAAACCAGGGCATTCCAG GTGGAACAAATGCGACATAAAGATGCCCGCATTAAGGTAATGAATGAGATACTGGGTGGCATAAAGGTGCTGAAGCTGTACGCGTGGGAACCGTCGTTTTCAGACAAAGTGTTGGAGATCCGGAAGAATGAGCTGCGAGTTTTGAGGAAATCTGCGTATCTCCATTCTGTGTCCATCCTTGCGTGGATCAGTGCACCTTTCCTG GTGGCATTGACGACGTTTGCTGTGTATGTCTCGGTGGATGAGAAGAATATCCTAGATGCAGAAAAGGCTTTTGTCtccctttctttgtttaataTCTTGAAGTTTCCCCTCAATATGCTCCCACAAGTCATTAGCAGCATTGCACAG ACAAGCGTTTCCCTGAAGAGAATCCAGCAGTTCCTGAGCCATGATGAACTCGATCCAAATTGtgtggaaacaaaagcaattgcGCCAG GCAATGCCATCAGTGTCAGAAACGCGACGTTCAGCTGGGGAAAGGAGCTGAAGCCATCTCTGAAAGA CCTGTTTCCTCCACAGTATAAATCTGTTGGTCCCCAGTGGTGCTTTGGTCGCCATTGTTGGCCATGTTGGCTGTGGGAAGTCTTCTCTGGTGTCTGCTCTCCTGGGTGA